CTCTACCGGGTAAGCTTCGATCCCGATCAGGGCACCGGATGTAACTTTTGCCAACATGGAATCCCCCTCCATTTTAGAAGCAGTGAGGCGTGAAGAGGGAAGAGTAAGGCGGAGAGCTAAATCTCTTGTGCTGAGACTTACTCCTTTCTCCTCACCTTTTACTCCCCACTGTCCTTCAGCTGTGTTTCAGTTCTTCGAGATACTTTTCGGCCTGAGTCGCGGCCACAGCGCCATCACCGACGGCGGTTGAAACCTGCTTGAGCACGCTGGTCCGGCAATCACCGGCGACGAAAATTCCCGGCACCGATGTGCGGGTATTTTCACTCGCCTTGATATAACCGCTCTTGTCCAGTTCAACCAGATCTTTTAAAAACCCGGAAATCGGCGTGACACCGACCGCGACGAACATACCGACGGCGTTGAGTTGGCGTTGTTCGCCGCTCTTGACATTTTTAACCGTGATTCCGGTCAGGCCTGTATTATCAGAATCAAGCCCTGAAACAACCGAATCCCAAACCATTTCGATTTTTTCACTCTCAAAGACACGATTTTGCAGAATTTTCGTGGTTCGCATCTTGTCACGACGGTGAACCATGTAGACCTTACTGGCAAAACGCGTCAGAAAGACAGCTTCTTCAGCCGCCGTATCACCAGCTCCGATCACGGCAATCGGCACGTTACGAAAAAAAGCACCGTCGCAGGTCGCACAGTAGGAGACCCCGCGCCCAACCAGCGCCTCTTCCCCTTCAATACCCAGCTTGCGCGGGTTGGCGCCGGTAGCGATAATCACCGCCTTGCATAGATATTCCTTGCCATCGATGATCAGGCGTTTCTGCTTGCCAAGATCTTCGATTTTTTCAACTTCACCGGTTCTGGTCTCGAGACCGAATTCGACACAGTGCGTCTGAAAGCGCATCATCAGTTCCGGACCATCTATACCACCGGGATAACCGGGCCAGTTTTCGACCAGGGTCGCGGTCATCATTTGCCCGCCCATAATCATCTTTTCGACCAGCAAGGTTTTCAACTCAGACCGTGAAGCATAGAGGCCAGCTGTCATACCGGCCGGACCACCCCCAATAATAATGATGTCATATTCCTGTGCGCTCATCTAAATCTCAACTCCTGGATAAAGGGATCAAGCCGCAGATTTATTACCACAGCAGCGGGCAAAAAGAAACCCGCCATCACGAATCTGGCCTTGAGTTCGAGCGCACGGTCCGGGTAGTATGTGGAGCACTTTTCAAAGGAAGAATCTTATGTTCAAACTCACTCGCTGGTTTCTCTGGGGGCTCTTCTCCCTGCTGCTCCTGACGATTCTGGATCAGGTCCTGCTGCGCGTAAATTTACCGGTCCCCGGCTATACAGAAGTCCATGAATTTTACATCGATTTTCGTAGCCGGCTGATCGAACTGGTCGACAAGGACCCTGTGGCACGCGTGATCTCGACAAACAAATCAGAGAAGTCGGAGCAGGTAAAAAAGACGATTTCAACGAACACCAAACAAAAAACTCAGCGCTACCTCTATGTTGATGCCGAAGGCGCCCTGCAGTTTGCTGACAGTCTTGAGCAGGTTCCACTGCAATATCGTCGGGATGCTCAACCCATGTCTGAATAGGGTTCAGGGCGTTCCATAAACATCGGACCGACGATCGCCAAGAATATTAATTTGGTGCCGATATTGCGCCATCTCATCAAAGTCAAAGTCGGCGACCAGTTCAGCCTCCTCCTCACCCGCAAAGGCCAAAACCCTCCCCAGTGGTGAAATCAGCTGACTACGCCCGAAGAAATCGAGGGGGCCCTGCACACCACAACAGTTAGCCGCCACAACAAATAGTTGATTTTCGATCGCACGCGCCCTGATCAAGGTGTCCCAGTGTTCCTGACGCGGCTTGGGCCATTCTGCCGGAAGACAGATAATTTCAGCGCCAGCCAGGGACAATTTGCGAAAAAGTTCGGGAAAGCGCAGATCATAGCAGATGGCTATTCCCAACCGTGCGATCGAGGTCTCAACCACCAGCATCTCATCCCCCGCGGCCAGATACTTATCCTCGTTCATGGTCGAAAACAGATGCAGCTTGCGGTATCTCCCTATGACTTCGCCGCAATCGATCACATAAGCAGTATTGTAAATTTTTTCGCCGGCAATTTCAGGTAGACTGCCGACTGAAACCAGGCCGGTATCACGACAGGTCTGCTGCCAATGTTCGAGGACCTGTGGCGTTTGTTCCGCCAAAGCTGTCATATGCCGAAAATCATAGGCACAACTCCACATCTCAGGCAGAACCGCGAGTTGCGCACCCTGTTGGGCAGCTCGCCGCAGCCCCTCAGCCGCTTTTGCCAGATTAATTTGGATGGCACCAGGTTTAATGTTGAACTGAACCGCCGCAGCGCGAATTTGTCTTGGCATCAGCTGATCTCCGCAAGGCTTTGTAACTCTGTTTTAGTTTTCAAACTGACAGCTTAAAGATACTTTCTCACGAGTATACGATGCTCTTACACCAGCGACAACCTCTTAGATTTTCGGTTTCACTTGACCCTCTCTGATGCCGATGATAGAAACTAGAAACCGCATATCGGGCAAAGATCGCGGTATATTTATTTCGACCAATGCGGTCGCTTTTAATGAAAAAAGGGAGAGAACATGAAAAAGCTGGGGCTGCTTCTGCTGCCGATGTTATCGCTAGCTTCCGTTGCTTTCGGCAGTGAAGGGGCCAAGATCAACACCGAACTGATCCATACAGGGATGGGTTATCTGGCCCTGTTTATTTTTGTCGGCGCCTATGCTCTGGTCATTCTCGAAGAGAACCTCCACCTGCGTAAAAGTAAACCGGTCATGGTTGCCGCCGGAATCATCTGGATTCTGGTTGCGCTGACCTATGCCTCCATAGGAGATCACCACTCCCCGGAAGAGGCGATTCGTGGCAACCTGACAGAATACGCCGAACTCTTCCTCTTTCTATTATCCGCGATGACCTACATCAACGCCCTGACCGAACGCAATGTCTTTCAGGCGCTGCGCTCCTGGCTGGTGCTCAAAGGCTTCACCCTGCGCACCGTTTTCTGGATCACCGGCCTGCTCGCCTTTCTGATCTCACCCATTGCCGACAACCTGACCACCGCCCTTTTGATGGGTGCCGTGGTTATGGCGGTCGCCAAAGATAATAAAAAGTTTGTCGTGGTTGCCTGCATCAATGTGGTCGTCGGCGCCAATGCGGGGGGCGCCTTCTCCCCCTTTGGTGACATTACCACCCTGATGGTCTGGCAGAAAGGGCAGGTTCAATTTCTCGAATTCTTCGATATTTTTCTCCCTTCCCTGGTCAACTGGCTGATCCCGGCGCTCATCATGAGTTTCACCATCGCCAAGGAACGTCCAGAAGCCCACGGCGAACCAGTCCAGATGAAGGTCGGCGCACGCCGCATTATGGCTCTCTTCCTGCTGACCATCATAACCGCGGTCTCGTTTCACCAGTTTCTCAACCTGCCGCCAGCTGTCGGCATGATGCTCGGTCTCGGATATCTGTCCTTCTTCGCTTACTATCTGAAGAAAAAGGAGCTGCGCGAATTTCACAACAGTTCTGCCCTTGATATGACGGGAGGCGACCTTCACGAAGGGGGACACCCCCCTATCGGCTTCGACCTGTTCCAAAAGATCGCCAAGGCTGAGTGGGACACACTGCTCTTCTTCTACGGGGTTATCCTCTGTGTTGGAGGTCTCTCGCAATTCGGCTATTTAGCAATCACCTCTGACTTTCTTTACAACGGCCTTGGGGCCACCTGGGCCAACGTAACGGTCGGCTTGCTCTCGGCGATTGTCGATAATATACCGGTGATGTTCGCCGTTTTGACCATGAACCCCCACATGTCCCACGGTCAGTGGCTGCTGGTAACCCTGACCGCCGGGGTTGGCGGCAGTTTGCTTTCCATCGGCAGCGCCGCAGGGGTTGGTCTGATGGGGACCGCCCGTGGCGTCTACACCTTCGGTCAGCACATGAAATGGACCTGGGCAATAGCTCTCGGTTATGCTGCCGCAATTCTGATGCATCTCTGGTTTAATGCGGAGCTGATGACGATTTTCAACCACTAAAGACAGAACTATAGATAGGCACTCAGGGCAAAATCCATCCACATCAGGGCCGTCCATTGCGTCGGTCCTGATGTCTTTCTGGAGAGAATCTTTACGGCCTTCAAACACCCATGCTTAAAAACAATCTTCTTGACGGTCAACCCACGTTTCCTTTTTTATTGGCGGGCCCTCATAAGTCCTTTATAGTCGTCGCACCCCTCCTAAAAGCGCCGACAGGAACCCAATAACAAGGAGTAGTTATCTGCTCCCTTCGCCATAATACGCAGGAGTAATCATGCTCACCTTACTGGTTGTTATCTTCGTACTTGCGTATACCGCAATCGCCCTTGAACACCCCCTCAAGGTCAACAAATCTGCGTCCGCGCTGATCGGCGCTGGCCTTCTCTGGACGGTCTATGCCCTGGCGACCGGCGACCATCAACTGGTTTCACAACAACTGAATGAGTCCCTCTCTAACACAGCTCAAATCATCTTCTTCCTGATGGGGGCCATGACCATTGTCGAACTGGTCGATGCCCACCAGGGTTTTGTGGTCATCACCTCCCGAATCACCACGACCCGACTAACGACTCTGCTCTGGCTGATCGGGTTTGTAACCTTTTTTCTCAGTGCGATGCTCGACAACCTGACGACCACCATCGTGATGATCTCACTGATTAAAAAGCTGCTCGACAAACATGAAGATCGCCTGTTTTTTGCCGGGATCATCGTCATTGCCGCCAACGCTGGTGGTGCCTGGTCCCCCATCGGCGACGTCACGACAACAATGCTCTGGATCGGCGGTCAGATCACCACCCTGGCGATTATGAAAGGGGTTTTCCTGGCCTCTCTGGCGAACCTGCTGATCCCCCTGGCGGTGACCAGCTATGTTCTGCGCGGCAAACTGGTGGAGGCGCCAACATTTGTTGAACGCCGGGGTGCTGGCGTCGTCACCACCACATTCGAACGCAACCTGATGTTCTGCTGCGGGATCGGCACCCTGGTTGCGGTACCGATCTTCAAGACCCTGACCCACCTGCCGCCTTTCATGGGTATCCTGTTCGGATTGGGTATCCTCTGGCTGGTTGGCGAACTGGTCCACCGCAACAAGAAAGACGAGGAGAAACAACATCTGACTCTGGTTCATGCCCTGGCCCACATCGACATGAGTTCGGTGGTCTTTTTCATCGGCATTCTGTTGGCGGTCGCGACGCTGGAACAAACCCACATCCTCACCAACGTGGCGGCATGGCTTGACAGGGTCGTGGGCAGTCAGGGCCTGATTGTTACGATCATCGGCATGATCAGCGCGATCGTCGACAACGTACCCCTGGTCGCTGCTTCCATGGGGATGTACGATATGAGTCAGTTCCACCCGGATAGTTTTCTCTGGGAATTCATGGCCTATTGTGCCGGAACCGGGGGCTCGATTTTGATTATAGGTTCGGCCGCCGGAGTGGCGGCCATGGGGCTGGAAAAGATTCACTTCTTCTGGTACGTCAAAAGAATCAGCGGGCTGGCTTTGCTCGGCTATTTTTCCGGAGCGCTGGTTTATGTTATTCAATACAGCCTGTTGCGAGGGTAACAAGATGTTGCGTGCGCTTTCGAAAGCCTTGATAGCTAAGGGACAGAATCCTCCCTACCAACGAAAACTGCTGCTCTAGATGGCCGGACTCTACCTGCACGTCCCCTTCTGTCAGCAAAAATGTCATTACTGTGATTTCTTCTCGGCCCCCCCCCTGGGGGACCAACTGACCTCCTGGCATCAACTGTTAGAACGCAACCTGCACCTGATTGCCCAGGAGTATAGGCCTCTCCTTGAAACAGTTTTTTTCGGTGGCGGGACCCCTTCCCTGCTGACTCCGTCCCAGATAGCAACCATTCTGAGCAGTTGCCAAAAACTTTTTCCGGTCAGTAGTGGCGCCGAAATCTCACTTGAAGCCAACCCCGGAACACTGACGGTGACAAATCTGAAAGGTTATCTTTCCGCAGGCATAAACCGGCTCTCAATCGGCGTCCAGAGTTTCGATGATGAGACGTTAGACCTTCTAGGTCGCAGGCACAATGCAGCAGAAGCCCGGCAGATCTTCATCCAAGCCCGTTCCCTTGGCTTTACCAATATCTCCCTCGACCTGATCTTCGCCCTGCCGGGACAAAGTCTCGCGGCCCTTGATCGGGAACTGGAGCAACTGCTTGAACTGTCTCCTGAGCACGTTGGGATCTACGGTTTGTCGATCGAACCCGGGACTCACCTGGCGAAATTGATCAATAAAGGTCAACTACGGGAGACCACGGATGAGGCCTATGCCGAAGCCTATCTGCATCTTCATCGGCGGCTAACAGCCGAAGGCTACGACCATTATGAAATTTCAAACTTTGCCCGCCCCGGCTACCGGTGTCGCCACAACCAGGGCTATTGGCAACGGAAACCTTGTCTTGCCGCCGGCGCCGGCGCACATGGCTTTAACCCCACCGGTTACGGACAGCGCAACGCCATCCCCAATGACCTGCTCCGTTATCAGCAGAAACTTGACGCGGGGGAGAACCCGGCCGAACTGCTGGAAGAATTCGATCAACAGCTGGCGATGGTAGAAACCCTCTATCTGGGCCTACGCACCAGCGATGGAGTGGATCGCACTGATTTTGCGCAAAAATTCGGTAGCTTCCCTGAGGTTGCTTTTCCTGCCGCCTTCCATAGCCTCGGATCCAAACTCCATCTCGAAAAGAACCGCTATTTTTTTAACCCTGAAGAGTGGCTGCTATACGATCACCTGATCAGCCATTTTCTTTAGTCCGAAATTCTCGGCTATCATCACTTGGATAACGGCTTGACAAAGTCTGGAGCGATTGATACCTTCTATTAGCACTCGCTTGCGTTGAGTGCTAATCTTGTTTTAGCCCTAATTTTGTGAGCAAAAGCGGATGGGTTCTCCTTTAAACGAGCGCAGTCAAAATATCCTCGAAGCGATTGTTGAGGACTATATTCAAACCGCAGAACCTGTCGGTAGCCGGGCGATCACCAGGCGCCACGCCTTTGACCTGTCGCCGGCAACGGTGCGCAACGTCATGTCAGATCTGGAAGAGATGGGTTTTCTCATCTCGCCGCACACCTCGGCTGGGCGCATTCCAACTGAAAAAGGCTATCAGTATTACGTCGAATCCTTGTTGCAGGTGCGTGATCTATCTCAGGAATGCCGCGACAACCTGGAAGATGGCTCGCGCTTTGCGGGCAAGAACATGGAAGACATCATGCAGGAGGTGGGTAATCTGCTCTCCGGCATATCAAGTTACACCGGACTGGTCATGGCTCCACGATTCAACTCCACCATCTTTCGCCAGATCGACTTTATCCGCCTGTCCAAGGGACGTCTGCTGGTCATTTTTGTCTCGGAATCCGGGCTGGTGCAAAACAAGGTCATTGAACCGGGATTTGATTTTACTCAACGTGAACTGGAATCGATCACCAACTATCTGAACCACAGACTCCCCGGCATGACCATCACCCAGGTCCGGGAGCGGATAGCAGTGGAACTTCGTGAAGAGAAAACACGCCTGAACAAATTGCAAAAACAAGCCTTCGAACTATCTGACAAGGCTCTCCAGGGAGATATCTCAGACCAGGTTTATGTCGCCGGGACGTCACGCATGCTTGAGCAACCCGACTTCAGTTCGCATGACTCGATGATGAAGATTATGCGCACCCTCGAAAGCAAGCAGCAATTAATTCACCTGCTCGACAGCAGTCAGTCGGTCGGTGGTGTTCAGATATTTATCGGTAGCCAGTCTACCCACGCCAAACTTGATGGCTGCAGTTTGATTACAGCCCCTTTTTCGGGGCATAAAGGTGCGATTGGCACTCT
Above is a genomic segment from Geopsychrobacter electrodiphilus DSM 16401 containing:
- the trxB gene encoding thioredoxin-disulfide reductase, translated to MSAQEYDIIIIGGGPAGMTAGLYASRSELKTLLVEKMIMGGQMMTATLVENWPGYPGGIDGPELMMRFQTHCVEFGLETRTGEVEKIEDLGKQKRLIIDGKEYLCKAVIIATGANPRKLGIEGEEALVGRGVSYCATCDGAFFRNVPIAVIGAGDTAAEEAVFLTRFASKVYMVHRRDKMRTTKILQNRVFESEKIEMVWDSVVSGLDSDNTGLTGITVKNVKSGEQRQLNAVGMFVAVGVTPISGFLKDLVELDKSGYIKASENTRTSVPGIFVAGDCRTSVLKQVSTAVGDGAVAATQAEKYLEELKHS
- a CDS encoding carbon-nitrogen family hydrolase, which gives rise to MPRQIRAAAVQFNIKPGAIQINLAKAAEGLRRAAQQGAQLAVLPEMWSCAYDFRHMTALAEQTPQVLEHWQQTCRDTGLVSVGSLPEIAGEKIYNTAYVIDCGEVIGRYRKLHLFSTMNEDKYLAAGDEMLVVETSIARLGIAICYDLRFPELFRKLSLAGAEIICLPAEWPKPRQEHWDTLIRARAIENQLFVVAANCCGVQGPLDFFGRSQLISPLGRVLAFAGEEEAELVADFDFDEMAQYRHQINILGDRRSDVYGTP
- the nhaD gene encoding sodium:proton antiporter NhaD, whose translation is MKKLGLLLLPMLSLASVAFGSEGAKINTELIHTGMGYLALFIFVGAYALVILEENLHLRKSKPVMVAAGIIWILVALTYASIGDHHSPEEAIRGNLTEYAELFLFLLSAMTYINALTERNVFQALRSWLVLKGFTLRTVFWITGLLAFLISPIADNLTTALLMGAVVMAVAKDNKKFVVVACINVVVGANAGGAFSPFGDITTLMVWQKGQVQFLEFFDIFLPSLVNWLIPALIMSFTIAKERPEAHGEPVQMKVGARRIMALFLLTIITAVSFHQFLNLPPAVGMMLGLGYLSFFAYYLKKKELREFHNSSALDMTGGDLHEGGHPPIGFDLFQKIAKAEWDTLLFFYGVILCVGGLSQFGYLAITSDFLYNGLGATWANVTVGLLSAIVDNIPVMFAVLTMNPHMSHGQWLLVTLTAGVGGSLLSIGSAAGVGLMGTARGVYTFGQHMKWTWAIALGYAAAILMHLWFNAELMTIFNH
- the nhaD gene encoding sodium:proton antiporter NhaD translates to MLTLLVVIFVLAYTAIALEHPLKVNKSASALIGAGLLWTVYALATGDHQLVSQQLNESLSNTAQIIFFLMGAMTIVELVDAHQGFVVITSRITTTRLTTLLWLIGFVTFFLSAMLDNLTTTIVMISLIKKLLDKHEDRLFFAGIIVIAANAGGAWSPIGDVTTTMLWIGGQITTLAIMKGVFLASLANLLIPLAVTSYVLRGKLVEAPTFVERRGAGVVTTTFERNLMFCCGIGTLVAVPIFKTLTHLPPFMGILFGLGILWLVGELVHRNKKDEEKQHLTLVHALAHIDMSSVVFFIGILLAVATLEQTHILTNVAAWLDRVVGSQGLIVTIIGMISAIVDNVPLVAASMGMYDMSQFHPDSFLWEFMAYCAGTGGSILIIGSAAGVAAMGLEKIHFFWYVKRISGLALLGYFSGALVYVIQYSLLRG
- the hemW gene encoding radical SAM family heme chaperone HemW — protein: MAGLYLHVPFCQQKCHYCDFFSAPPLGDQLTSWHQLLERNLHLIAQEYRPLLETVFFGGGTPSLLTPSQIATILSSCQKLFPVSSGAEISLEANPGTLTVTNLKGYLSAGINRLSIGVQSFDDETLDLLGRRHNAAEARQIFIQARSLGFTNISLDLIFALPGQSLAALDRELEQLLELSPEHVGIYGLSIEPGTHLAKLINKGQLRETTDEAYAEAYLHLHRRLTAEGYDHYEISNFARPGYRCRHNQGYWQRKPCLAAGAGAHGFNPTGYGQRNAIPNDLLRYQQKLDAGENPAELLEEFDQQLAMVETLYLGLRTSDGVDRTDFAQKFGSFPEVAFPAAFHSLGSKLHLEKNRYFFNPEEWLLYDHLISHFL
- the hrcA gene encoding heat-inducible transcriptional repressor HrcA, which encodes MGSPLNERSQNILEAIVEDYIQTAEPVGSRAITRRHAFDLSPATVRNVMSDLEEMGFLISPHTSAGRIPTEKGYQYYVESLLQVRDLSQECRDNLEDGSRFAGKNMEDIMQEVGNLLSGISSYTGLVMAPRFNSTIFRQIDFIRLSKGRLLVIFVSESGLVQNKVIEPGFDFTQRELESITNYLNHRLPGMTITQVRERIAVELREEKTRLNKLQKQAFELSDKALQGDISDQVYVAGTSRMLEQPDFSSHDSMMKIMRTLESKQQLIHLLDSSQSVGGVQIFIGSQSTHAKLDGCSLITAPFSGHKGAIGTLGVIGPVRMNYSQVIPIVDFTANLVSRILDRETR